In Numidum massiliense, a single genomic region encodes these proteins:
- a CDS encoding sporulation protein YjcZ, translated as MSTGYGGYGGYKGYGGYGFYNYRGLLLLILLIIIFFWFIWN; from the coding sequence ATGAGTACGGGATACGGCGGTTACGGCGGTTACAAAGGTTATGGCGGTTACGGTTTTTACAATTACCGTGGCTTGCTCCTATTAATCCTGTTGATCATCATTTTCTTCTGGTTCATCTGGAACTAA